CGCGGAGCGCCGCCAGCACCTCGCGGTCCACCTTCTCCGCGTCGAGGCGGAGGCGCTGGCCGGCCGCGGTCAGGGCGAGGCCACGCGGGCCCTTGTGCAGGAGCTCGACCCCGAGCCCCCGCGCCAGGGCGGCCACGCGGCGGGAGACGGTCGGCTGCGACAGGCCCAGCGCGCGCGCCGCCGCGCTGGCGGAGCCGGCGCGCGCCACCGCCAGGAAGACGCGCAGGTCGTCCCAGGTCGTCATGCACGGATGCATAGCACGTATGCGCAGACGTGCGATGCCGGCGCGCCCCGGCTCGGGCAAGTTGCGGGGTGCCCCGGGCGGGCGAGGAGGCTTCGATGGCGCGGCGCATCCACTACGGCTGGTTCGTGGTCGGCACCACCTTCGTCGTGCTGCTGGTCTCGGCCGCGATCCGCGCCACCCCCGGCGTCCTGATCGTCCCGCTCGAGCACGAGTTCGGGTGGGAGCGCGCGACCATCTCGCTCGCCATCTCGGTGAACCTCCTGCTCTACGGGCTCATGGGCCCGTTCTGCGCCGCCATCGCCGACCGCATCGGCCTGCGGCGCACCATGGCGCTCGCGATGGGCCTGCTGGCGTCGGCCCTCCTCCTCGCCCCGCTCATGAGCCGCCCCTGGCACCTCGTCCTCCTGTGGGGGGTCCTGGTCGGCGCCGGGACCGGCATGGCGGCGATGGTCATCGGCACGGCGGTGGTCACGCGCTGGTTCACCCGCCACCGCGGCGTCGTCCTCGGCGCGCTGACGGCCAGCACCGCGACCGGGCAGCTCCTCTTCCTGCCGCTGCTGGCGCGGGTGGCGGAGGACGACGGCTGGCGGGCAGCGCTCCGCATCGTGGCGGTGGCCGCCGCGGGCGCGGCGGTGATCGCGTTCGCCTTCGTCCGCGAGTCTCCCGCGGCGCTGGGGCTCCGCCCCTACGGCGCCGCCGACGGCGACCCGGTGGTGGGGCGCCGGCCCGGCAACCCGGCCGTGCTGGCGGTGCGGGTGCTCGCGCGCGCCGCCCGCTCCCGCGACTTCTGGCTGCTGGCCGGCACCTTCTTCGTCTGCGGCGCCAGCACGAACGGGCTCATCGGCACCCACCTCATCCCGGCCTGCATGGACCACGGCATGCCCGAGGTCCGGGCGGCCGGCCTCCTCGCCACCATGGGGATCTTCGATCTGTTCGGGACCACCCTCTCCGGCTGGCTCACCGATCGCTGGGACAGCCGCCGCCTGCTCTTCGCGTACTACGGGCTGCGCGGGCTCTCCCTGGTCCTCCTGCCGGACGCGCTCGTGAACGCGGGCACCGAGCTGAACGTGTTCACGGTCTTCTACGGCCTCGACTGGATCGCGACCGTGCCGCCCACGGTGCGCCTCGCCACCGACGCGTTCGGCGCCGAGGACGCGCCCATCGTGTTCGGCTGGGTCTTCGCCGCCCACCAGGTGGGCGCCGGGCTGGCCGCGCTCGGGGCAGGCATCGTCCGCACCCGGCTCGGCGACTACCACCACGCGTTCGTCGCCTCCGGGGTGATCTGCCTGGTGGCGGCGCTGCTGGCGCTGCTCGTCAACCGGCGCGGGGCCCGCGCGGTCGCGCCGGCGCTGGGGGTGCCGTCGGGCGCGTGACGGCGCCGGCGCGGCGGCGCTACTTCTCGGGCTGGAAGATGAGCGGGAGCCCGGACTTCGCGCTCCCCACCACGACGATCTTGGCGTTCTGGCTCGAGGCCAGCCGCTCGGTCGCCTCGATGCCCTTGTAGGCGAGGAAGTCGGCGGTGAGGCCCTGCCGCACGATGTTCTGGTACTTGGCGATGCCCTCGGCCTCGATCTGCTTGCGCTGCGCCTCCTGGCGCTCCTTGTCGAGCGTGAAGCGCATCTTCTGGGAGCGCTGCTCCTCGGCGAGCTTGTCGGCGATCGCGACCTTGATCGCCTCCGGCAGCTCGACGTCGCGGATGAGGATCGCCTCCACGATGACGTGCTTGCCGGCCAGCGCCTTCTGGACCTCCTCGAAGATCTGCCGCTCGATCTCCTCGCGCTTCGTCGAGTAGATCTCCTCCGGGCTGTACCGGCCGAACACCTTGCGCGCCTCGGACCGCACCACCGGCGCGATCAGGATCTCGGCGTAGGCCTGCCCGATCTGCGTCTGCAGCTCGAACAGCTCGTCCGCCTTGGGCCGGAAGCGCACGCTCGCGTCGACGCGGAGCGCGAGCCCGTTGTTGGAGAGGACCGAGAGCGACTCCTTGAACTCGTGCACGCGCAGGTCGTAGGCGATGACGCTGTTCCAGAGCGGCATCACGTGCATGCCCTCGCCGAGCACGGTCCGGCTGGTGCCCTTGCCCAGGCTCTCGAAGACGATCCCCGAGTGCCCCGAATCCACCACCGGGCAGTGGCAGCCGTCGAGGAACGGGGTGGCGAGGAGGCCGGCGTAGAAGAGGGTGCGGAGGCGCATGGGGTCCCTGCTCGGTGGGAGGCGGCGCCGAGTGTACGCCCATCGCGCCCCGCGCCGCCGCCCATCGCGCCGCCCCGGGCCGCGGCCGGCGCCGGCCAGGAGAAGCGCTCCTTCTTGACGACGGTCAAAGACAGCCTCGCACCATTGTTGATATTGAAAATCAACTTCACTTTCACCTCGCGCGCCGCGCCGGCGCGAGGGCCCGGAGGCCCCATGATCGTCTGCTCCTGCCACGCCGTGTCCGACCAGGCGCTCCGCGCCGCGGCGGCCGGTGGCCTCTCGCACCGCGAGGTCGTCGCGGCGACGCGGGCCGGGACCGACTGCGGCCACTGCGCCGAGGCGGTGGCCCGCATCGTCCAGGACCAGGGCCCCTGCCGCGGCGCGAACGCCTGCCCCGGCTGCCCCCGCCGCGCCAGCGCCTAGCCCCGATGACCGGCCACGACCGCGCCACCTCGCGCAGCTGAACGGACGACCCGACGACGCCCCCCGAGGGCGACCACGACCCCTGAGGCCCGCGGTCGAAGGACCCAGCGCCCACGGCGCGAGCCATCGCTCGCGCCTCGCACACCGGAGCGCCATGGCACTTCGACCTCCTCTCCTCGCTCTCCTGCTCCTCCTCCCCTCGGCCTCCGCGGTCGCGAACGAGACCGAGCCCGGCGCGTCGGCGGCCGCGAACGCGCCGGCCGAGGACGCCCTCGCCATGTCCGGGACGACTCCCCTCGCCCCGCGGCCGCCCGCGGTCCCCGGACCGGCGGGTGACCCCGCCGCACCCCCGGCGTGGTGGAGCGCCGGGTTCCAGAGCACGTACGTCCTCCAGCGGAAGGCCGGATTCACCGCGCCGTACACCGGCCCGAACAGCCTGACGACGGCCCCGGAGACCGGGTACACGCTCACCGCGACGGCCTTCCTCGGCGCGCGCCCGTGGGCGGGCGCGGAGCTCTTCTTCAACCCCGAGACCATCCAGTCCCAGAGCATCTCCCACCTCTCCGGGCTGGGCGGGCTGCCGAACGGCGAGAACCAGAAGGGCGGCGGTCCCACGCCGCTCCTCTACCGTGCCCGCGTCTTCCTGCGGCAGACCATCGCCCTGGGCGGCGAGACCTCCACGGCCGAGCCGGGCCCGAACCAGTTCGGCGGCGAGGTCGCGAGCCGCCGGCTGGTGATCACGGCCGGCAACTTCTCCTGGGGCGACGTCTTCGACGGCAACGCCTTCTCGCACGACCCGCGCACGCAGTTCCTCAACTGGTCGTTGATGGGCTACGGCGCGTTCGACTACGCGGCCGACGTGCGCGGCTACACCTGGGGCATCGCCGTGGAGTACGACCACGACGACTGGGCCTTCCGCCTCGGCCGGTTCGCCGAGCCCATCGAGTCGAACGGGCTGGCGCTCGACCTCGACCTCCTCGACCACTACGGCGATACCGTCGAGGTCGAGCACGGGCACGTGCTCTTCGGCCAGCCGGGCAAGGTGCGCGTCGCCGGCTTCCGCAACTACTCCAAGCAGGGGCGCTTCCGCGACGCGCTCCAGTACGCGGCGGGGAACGGCGGCCTCCCGGACGTCGCCCACGTCCGGCGGAACCAGGCCAAGCTCGGGTTCGGCGTGAGCCTCGAGCAGAGCGTGCTGCGAGAGGTCGGGGTCTTCGCCCGCTTCAGCTGGGCGGACGGGCAGACCGAGACCTACAGCTTCGCCGAGATCGAGCGGTCGGTGGCCGCCGGCGTGAGCGTGAAGGGCGGGCGCTGGGGGCGAGCGGGCGACACGCTCGGCGTCGCCTGGGTCGCGAACGCCCTCTCCGACGCGCACCGGGCCTACGCCGCCGCCGGCGGCCTCGGGTTCCTCATCGGGGACGGCCGGCTCGATCGCTACCGGCCCGAGCAGATCGTGGAGGCCTACTACAGCTTCAACGCCTTCCGCGGGCTCTGGATCTCGGTCGACGGGCAGCACATCGAGAACCCCGCGTACAACGCCGACCGTGGGCCGGTGAACATCGTCGGCTGTCGGTTCCACGTCGAGTTCTGAGGCGGGCCCGCCGGCGCTCGCTGCGCCTGGCGCCCCGGTGCGCGAGCGTCGCCCGCACCGGGGCACCGGGCGCATCAGCCTTCGAGGAAGACGTCCTCGCCGGCGAGCGCCGTCGCGGGCCGGGTGCGCGCGTAGACCTCCAGCAGCCGCCGCACGGCCTTCCGTCCGCCCTCGCCCATCTCCACCGAGAAGTCGTTCACGTACAGCTGGATGTGCTGGCGCATGACCGCCTCGTCCATCTCCTGGGCGTGGCGCTGCACGTAGGGCGTGACCAGCGGGTAGGCGGCGAGGGCCTGCTCCGCGCTGCGGCGGATGAGCCGGTCCACCTCGCGCGCGACCGGCGCCCCGAGGCCCCGCCGCGCCACGATGCCGCCGAGCGGGATGGGCGAGCCGGTCTCCGCCTCCCAGTGCTCGCCCAGGTCGAGGAGCTTCACCAGGCCCTTCGCCTGGTAGGTGAAGCGGCCC
The DNA window shown above is from Anaeromyxobacter diazotrophicus and carries:
- a CDS encoding MFS transporter, which encodes MARRIHYGWFVVGTTFVVLLVSAAIRATPGVLIVPLEHEFGWERATISLAISVNLLLYGLMGPFCAAIADRIGLRRTMALAMGLLASALLLAPLMSRPWHLVLLWGVLVGAGTGMAAMVIGTAVVTRWFTRHRGVVLGALTASTATGQLLFLPLLARVAEDDGWRAALRIVAVAAAGAAVIAFAFVRESPAALGLRPYGAADGDPVVGRRPGNPAVLAVRVLARAARSRDFWLLAGTFFVCGASTNGLIGTHLIPACMDHGMPEVRAAGLLATMGIFDLFGTTLSGWLTDRWDSRRLLFAYYGLRGLSLVLLPDALVNAGTELNVFTVFYGLDWIATVPPTVRLATDAFGAEDAPIVFGWVFAAHQVGAGLAALGAGIVRTRLGDYHHAFVASGVICLVAALLALLVNRRGARAVAPALGVPSGA
- a CDS encoding prohibitin family protein — encoded protein: MRLRTLFYAGLLATPFLDGCHCPVVDSGHSGIVFESLGKGTSRTVLGEGMHVMPLWNSVIAYDLRVHEFKESLSVLSNNGLALRVDASVRFRPKADELFELQTQIGQAYAEILIAPVVRSEARKVFGRYSPEEIYSTKREEIERQIFEEVQKALAGKHVIVEAILIRDVELPEAIKVAIADKLAEEQRSQKMRFTLDKERQEAQRKQIEAEGIAKYQNIVRQGLTADFLAYKGIEATERLASSQNAKIVVVGSAKSGLPLIFQPEK
- a CDS encoding (2Fe-2S)-binding protein; protein product: MIVCSCHAVSDQALRAAAAGGLSHREVVAATRAGTDCGHCAEAVARIVQDQGPCRGANACPGCPRRASA
- a CDS encoding carbohydrate porin, with protein sequence MALRPPLLALLLLLPSASAVANETEPGASAAANAPAEDALAMSGTTPLAPRPPAVPGPAGDPAAPPAWWSAGFQSTYVLQRKAGFTAPYTGPNSLTTAPETGYTLTATAFLGARPWAGAELFFNPETIQSQSISHLSGLGGLPNGENQKGGGPTPLLYRARVFLRQTIALGGETSTAEPGPNQFGGEVASRRLVITAGNFSWGDVFDGNAFSHDPRTQFLNWSLMGYGAFDYAADVRGYTWGIAVEYDHDDWAFRLGRFAEPIESNGLALDLDLLDHYGDTVEVEHGHVLFGQPGKVRVAGFRNYSKQGRFRDALQYAAGNGGLPDVAHVRRNQAKLGFGVSLEQSVLREVGVFARFSWADGQTETYSFAEIERSVAAGVSVKGGRWGRAGDTLGVAWVANALSDAHRAYAAAGGLGFLIGDGRLDRYRPEQIVEAYYSFNAFRGLWISVDGQHIENPAYNADRGPVNIVGCRFHVEF